One genomic region from Anatilimnocola floriformis encodes:
- a CDS encoding MlaD family protein produces MDERTLRLRVGVVVLAAILVTGILVMLMGDMPLPGRSSKVIYVLFPEAPGVSVGTPVRKSGITIGRVSRVELMKPTGVRITTDIDPQFTLLDSEYCRVNNASLLGDALLEFVPGLDSRNAKPLEHGAEIQNGVVAGNPISAFSNLEPDIRAVLAQMNEAAKQFQITAQTLNNVVANNDDQVPRIMQKSEQALDQFNMTMKSMNDLLGDPELRVGLKKTLRDVPALFAEARSTLQQANESFAGMKVVTDRASKNLENLENFTRPLGERGEALVNNLDGSLANVNALLEQLVEFTDNLNSKQGTLGRLMNDEELYQKLNRSLTNIEEITFSVKPILADFKVVSDKLARDPRQLGLKGALDGRPLGVGAKQVGYGGESFIHGNGYEYNEDVYCPPSQVNQSRAAMPILKR; encoded by the coding sequence ATGGACGAACGTACCCTCCGTCTCCGCGTTGGCGTCGTGGTTTTGGCCGCGATCCTGGTCACCGGCATCCTTGTGATGCTGATGGGTGACATGCCGTTGCCCGGACGATCGAGCAAAGTGATTTACGTTTTGTTCCCCGAAGCGCCTGGCGTTTCGGTCGGCACTCCCGTGCGCAAAAGTGGCATCACGATCGGCCGCGTGTCGCGCGTCGAATTGATGAAACCAACCGGCGTGCGGATCACCACCGATATCGATCCGCAGTTCACGCTGCTCGATAGTGAATATTGCCGCGTGAATAATGCCTCGCTGCTCGGCGATGCGCTGCTGGAGTTTGTTCCCGGTCTCGATTCGCGCAATGCCAAGCCGCTCGAACATGGCGCCGAAATTCAAAACGGCGTCGTCGCCGGAAATCCGATCAGCGCCTTCAGCAACCTGGAGCCGGATATCCGGGCCGTGCTCGCTCAAATGAACGAAGCGGCCAAGCAGTTCCAAATTACTGCGCAAACGCTGAATAACGTCGTCGCTAACAACGACGATCAGGTGCCGCGGATCATGCAGAAGTCGGAGCAAGCCCTCGACCAGTTCAACATGACCATGAAGTCGATGAACGACTTGCTGGGCGATCCAGAGCTGCGCGTCGGCCTCAAGAAAACACTCCGCGACGTGCCAGCTCTCTTTGCCGAAGCTCGCAGCACCTTGCAACAGGCTAACGAGAGTTTCGCCGGCATGAAGGTCGTCACCGACCGGGCCTCGAAGAATCTCGAAAACCTCGAAAACTTCACTCGCCCCCTCGGCGAGCGCGGCGAAGCCCTGGTGAACAACCTCGACGGCAGCCTCGCGAATGTGAATGCGTTGCTCGAACAACTCGTCGAGTTCACCGACAACCTCAACAGCAAGCAAGGCACACTCGGCCGGCTGATGAACGACGAAGAGCTCTATCAAAAGCTCAATCGCTCGCTGACGAACATCGAAGAGATTACGTTCAGCGTGAAGCCGATCCTGGCGGACTTCAAAGTCGTCTCGGACAAGCTCGCTCGCGATCCGCGGCAGCTCGGTCTGAAGGGTGCGCTCGACGGACGTCCTCTCGGCGTAGGCGCCAAGCAAGTCGGCTACGGCGGCGAATCGTTCATCCACGGTAACGGATACGAATACAACGAAGACGTCTATTGCCCGCCGTCGCAAGTGAATCAGTCGCGAGCCGCGATGCCGATTTTGAAACGATAA
- a CDS encoding LysR family transcriptional regulator translates to MQLKSLKLFCDIVGRRSFSRAAAENGISQSGASQVVNTLEEELGVKLLDRTRRPFVLTPEGEIYYDGCRKMVQQYFALEEQVKTLSAEVAGRVSVASIYSIGLSHMNRFVQSFLKLHPKANVRVQYQHPDRVYELVETDLVDFGLVSFPKSTRAIKATLWREEPMVLVCAPDHPLAAKEKVSLADLQNVEMVGFDSELEIRADIDRAFTAAGVEPHVAMEFDNTETIKRAVEINAGVSLLPEPTVDREITFGTLVARPLTGTDLKRPIGIIQRRGKELGQTAQRFMRLLLNNPASIVLAADSLEITGADLEGIDLDAADGVGDATEDTDVTADDLSARDEAASLAVTARPKVS, encoded by the coding sequence ATGCAACTCAAATCGCTGAAATTGTTCTGCGATATTGTCGGCCGGCGCAGCTTTTCTCGCGCCGCGGCCGAGAACGGCATTAGCCAGTCTGGCGCCAGTCAGGTGGTGAATACGCTGGAGGAAGAACTGGGCGTTAAGCTGCTCGACCGCACCCGCCGGCCGTTCGTCTTAACTCCTGAAGGCGAAATCTATTACGATGGCTGCCGCAAGATGGTGCAGCAGTATTTCGCCCTCGAAGAACAAGTCAAAACCTTGTCGGCCGAAGTCGCCGGTCGGGTGAGCGTGGCCTCGATCTATTCGATCGGCTTGTCGCACATGAACCGCTTTGTGCAGAGCTTTTTGAAGCTCCACCCCAAGGCCAACGTTCGGGTGCAGTATCAGCATCCTGACCGGGTATATGAATTGGTCGAAACCGACCTCGTTGACTTCGGCCTCGTGAGCTTTCCCAAGTCGACCCGCGCCATCAAAGCCACCCTTTGGCGGGAAGAGCCGATGGTGCTGGTCTGTGCCCCCGATCACCCGCTGGCCGCCAAAGAAAAGGTCTCGCTGGCCGATTTGCAAAATGTCGAGATGGTTGGGTTTGATTCGGAACTCGAGATTCGGGCCGATATCGACCGAGCTTTTACGGCTGCCGGTGTCGAACCGCACGTGGCGATGGAGTTCGACAATACCGAGACCATCAAGCGGGCGGTGGAGATCAACGCCGGTGTGAGCTTGCTCCCCGAACCGACCGTTGATCGCGAAATTACCTTCGGCACGCTGGTAGCGCGACCGCTGACGGGAACCGACTTGAAACGCCCGATCGGCATTATTCAGCGCCGCGGCAAGGAACTGGGGCAAACGGCCCAGCGGTTCATGCGGCTGCTACTCAATAATCCGGCGAGCATCGTGCTCGCGGCTGACTCGCTGGAAATTACCGGCGCGGACCTCGAAGGGATCGATCTCGACGCTGCCGATGGAGTTGGCGACGCAACGGAAGACACGGACGTCACGGCTGATGATTTGTCGGCACGCGACGAGGCTGCCTCGCTGGCAGTCACGGCGCGACCGAAAGTTTCGTAA
- a CDS encoding ABC transporter ATP-binding protein, with protein MAMPASNLPNVLEIRKLHVQFGSQTVLRNLDFTVPKGQTLAIIGESGCGKTVMLKTLLGLVKPAQGEVLFDGKNLSKLNDRDLVEQRIRFGYLFQNAALFDSMTIGQNVAFPLRQHRKLPELELKRVVLDRLAEVGLPDSVVVKKPAELSGGMRKRVGMARALILNPEMMLYDEPTTGLDPIMSDVINELMMRTRRQHQVTSLVVTHDMRTARKVADRVIMLYPLARLGAGESQIIFDGPPSELENFPDRRVRQFVRGEAGQRLMELREARGVANEDL; from the coding sequence ATGGCCATGCCCGCGTCGAACTTGCCGAACGTTCTCGAGATCCGCAAGCTGCACGTGCAGTTCGGATCCCAGACGGTGCTGCGCAATCTCGACTTCACCGTGCCGAAGGGGCAAACCCTGGCGATCATCGGTGAAAGCGGCTGCGGCAAGACAGTGATGCTCAAGACGCTACTCGGACTCGTGAAGCCCGCGCAAGGCGAAGTGCTGTTTGATGGCAAGAACTTGTCGAAGCTCAACGATCGTGATCTGGTCGAGCAGCGAATCCGCTTCGGTTATTTGTTTCAAAACGCAGCGCTCTTCGACAGCATGACGATCGGCCAGAACGTGGCCTTTCCGCTACGACAACATCGCAAGCTGCCGGAGCTCGAACTCAAACGAGTGGTACTCGATCGCCTCGCCGAAGTCGGTTTGCCCGACTCGGTGGTGGTGAAAAAACCGGCCGAGCTCTCGGGTGGTATGCGGAAGCGCGTCGGCATGGCCCGCGCTCTGATTTTGAATCCCGAGATGATGCTCTACGACGAGCCGACAACCGGGCTCGATCCAATCATGAGCGACGTCATCAATGAATTGATGATGCGCACGCGGCGGCAACACCAGGTAACGAGCCTGGTCGTGACGCACGACATGCGTACCGCTCGCAAGGTTGCCGATCGCGTGATCATGCTTTATCCGCTGGCCCGCCTCGGCGCCGGCGAATCGCAAATCATTTTCGACGGCCCGCCGAGCGAACTCGAAAATTTCCCCGATCGCCGCGTCCGCCAATTCGTCCGCGGCGAAGCCGGACAACGACTAATGGAACTCCGCGAAGCCCGCGGAGTGGCGAATGAAGACCTTTAG
- the gltB gene encoding glutamate synthase large subunit has product MTTEFVGIEFENGLPKKQGLYDPAFEKDSCGVGFIAHLKGERSHAIVRDALEALKNMDHRGACGCEPNTGDGAGILTAIPDEFMRAESQKLFMATLPEMGQYAIAMVFLPKDPTERDICKRTLEKYVKRQGQNVVGWRVVPTNPTLADVGPTAMKGEPAIEQLFVTAAPDCDRTTFCRQLYLIRKQAFHALRKETLTQRHMYYVTSFSSRILIYKGQLTAPQVPLYYPDLLNPEYTSHLAMVHSRFSTNTFPSWERAQPMRFMSHNGEINTLRGNVNWMAARQGQLESELFGEDLKKLLPITDLSTSDSGIFDNVLELLLMAGRSLPEAVMMMIPEAWQNHDTMPENKRAFYEYHSCLMEPWDGPASVVFTDGRYIGATLDRNGLRPSRYYYTTDDRVIMASEVGVIPVDPKLVKEKGRLQPGRMFLVDFEQGRIIPDDELKNSIASERPYAEWLRNQRIELKELPKSENAHGFDPETLEKRMQSFGYSVETMQFMLLPLVAEKRDPLGSMGNDAALAVLSDQPRIIYDYFKQLFAQVTNPPIDSIREEVIMSLECYVGPEKNLLATKEEQCHRLMLPHPILTNEELAAIKHLDHRGWKTKTIDITWDRQDGTAGLQPALDRICVEAEQAITDGYSLVVLSDRAAGPERVPLSSLLACGAVHHHLIRAQKRTQIGLIIETGEAREVHHHCLLVGYGADGINPYLAFEALWSAQRDGLLPAEYTDEKIVGFYQKSVAKGMLKVMSKMGISTLQSYKGAQIFEAVGLDSEIIDRCLAGTASRIKGVGFEVLAQEAIRRHEIGYPSRDQQRLPVLPNFGEYHWRADGERHMWDPQSIADLQAAARENSSDAYWKFSKHTNEDATRKSALRGLLKFKEATSKAIPITQVEPAAKIVKRFCTGAMSFGSISAESHESLAIAMNRIGGKSNTGEGGEDPERFLPMANGDSKRSAIKQVASGRFGVTINYLTNADELQIKMAQGAKPGEGGELPGHKVDENIARIRYSTPGVGLISPPPHHDIYSIEDLSQLIYDLKNSNPAARISVKLVSEVGVGTIASGVAKAHADHILIAGDTGGTGASPLTSIKHAGLPWELGIAETHQTLVMNDLRSRVVLQTDGQIKTGRDVVIAAMLGAEEIGFSTAPLVTLGCIMMRKCHLNTCPVGIATQDPVLRQKFTGKPEHVINYLFMVAEEARQIMASLGIRTFNELIGRVDLLEIDAAISHWKAKGIDLTPLLTPAPKPHPDVEVYCTRKQDHQLDLSLDNELIRKARRAIDRREKIKFETKVINTNRTVGTTLSHEIAKRWGDDLLPDATIHVKFTGSAGQSFGAFLAKGVFLELEGDANDYVGKGLSGGRIAVYPPKNSSFAPEQNIVAGNVLLYGATSGQAFFRGRAAERFGVRNSGAQAVIEGCGDHGCEYMTGGRVVILGPTGRNFAAGMSGGIAYIWNPAGKLDFSTRCNMGIVELESVETPEDLAELLNLLELHFKYTGSTVAEKILASWPESTAQFVKVMPTDYKRVLRERARHDEEAEAGVHGVAGGR; this is encoded by the coding sequence ATGACGACTGAGTTTGTTGGAATTGAGTTTGAGAACGGCCTGCCGAAGAAGCAAGGTTTGTACGACCCGGCGTTCGAGAAGGACAGCTGCGGCGTGGGCTTCATCGCGCATCTCAAGGGCGAGCGGAGCCATGCCATCGTCCGCGACGCGCTCGAAGCGCTGAAGAACATGGATCACCGCGGCGCCTGCGGCTGCGAACCGAACACCGGCGACGGCGCGGGCATTCTCACGGCGATTCCCGACGAGTTCATGCGCGCCGAATCGCAAAAGCTCTTCATGGCCACGCTGCCCGAAATGGGACAGTACGCCATCGCGATGGTCTTCCTGCCGAAGGATCCAACCGAACGCGATATCTGCAAGCGGACGCTGGAGAAGTACGTCAAGCGACAGGGCCAGAACGTCGTTGGTTGGCGCGTCGTGCCGACAAATCCCACGCTGGCCGACGTCGGTCCGACCGCGATGAAGGGTGAGCCCGCCATCGAACAGCTGTTCGTCACGGCTGCTCCCGATTGCGATCGCACCACATTCTGCCGGCAGTTGTACTTGATCCGCAAACAAGCTTTCCATGCGCTCCGCAAGGAAACGCTCACGCAACGGCATATGTATTACGTGACGAGCTTTTCGTCGCGAATTCTCATCTACAAGGGTCAGCTCACCGCGCCGCAAGTGCCGCTGTATTACCCCGACTTGCTCAACCCCGAATACACCAGCCACCTGGCCATGGTCCACTCGCGGTTCAGCACCAACACGTTCCCCTCGTGGGAGCGCGCTCAGCCGATGCGGTTTATGTCGCACAACGGCGAAATCAACACGCTCCGCGGCAATGTGAACTGGATGGCTGCTCGCCAGGGGCAGCTCGAGAGCGAACTCTTCGGCGAAGACCTGAAGAAGCTGCTGCCGATCACCGATCTGTCGACGAGCGACTCAGGTATTTTTGACAACGTGCTCGAACTGCTGCTGATGGCCGGCCGCAGCTTGCCCGAAGCCGTCATGATGATGATTCCGGAAGCGTGGCAAAACCACGATACGATGCCGGAAAACAAGCGGGCCTTCTACGAATACCACAGCTGTTTGATGGAACCGTGGGATGGCCCCGCCTCGGTGGTCTTCACCGACGGTCGCTACATCGGCGCGACGCTCGACCGCAACGGTCTCCGCCCGAGTCGTTATTACTACACGACTGACGATCGCGTGATCATGGCCAGCGAAGTGGGCGTGATTCCCGTCGATCCCAAGCTCGTCAAGGAAAAGGGCCGCTTGCAACCGGGCCGCATGTTCCTTGTCGACTTCGAACAAGGTCGCATTATTCCCGACGATGAGTTGAAGAACTCCATCGCCAGCGAACGGCCTTACGCCGAATGGCTCCGTAATCAGCGGATCGAGCTTAAGGAACTGCCGAAGAGCGAGAACGCTCACGGTTTTGATCCAGAGACGCTCGAGAAGCGGATGCAATCGTTCGGATATTCGGTCGAGACGATGCAGTTCATGCTTCTGCCGCTCGTCGCCGAAAAGCGCGATCCCCTCGGCTCGATGGGGAACGATGCCGCGCTGGCGGTCCTCAGCGATCAGCCTCGCATTATCTACGACTATTTCAAGCAGCTCTTTGCCCAGGTCACCAATCCGCCGATCGATTCGATCCGCGAAGAAGTGATCATGTCGCTCGAGTGCTACGTCGGCCCTGAAAAGAATCTGCTCGCCACGAAAGAAGAGCAGTGTCATCGCCTGATGCTGCCGCATCCGATTCTCACCAATGAAGAACTCGCGGCGATCAAGCACCTCGATCATCGCGGCTGGAAGACGAAGACGATCGACATCACTTGGGATCGCCAGGACGGCACGGCGGGTTTGCAGCCGGCGCTCGATCGCATTTGTGTCGAAGCCGAACAAGCGATTACCGACGGCTATTCGCTGGTCGTGCTTTCCGATCGTGCTGCCGGGCCCGAACGCGTGCCGCTGAGCTCGCTGCTCGCTTGCGGCGCGGTGCATCATCACTTGATTCGCGCTCAGAAGCGGACGCAGATCGGTCTGATCATCGAAACGGGCGAGGCTCGCGAAGTGCATCACCACTGCCTGCTCGTCGGCTACGGCGCCGACGGCATCAATCCTTACCTCGCCTTCGAAGCGCTCTGGAGCGCTCAGCGCGATGGCTTGCTGCCGGCTGAATACACCGATGAAAAGATCGTCGGCTTTTATCAGAAGTCGGTCGCCAAGGGCATGCTCAAGGTCATGTCGAAGATGGGCATCTCGACGCTGCAGTCGTACAAAGGCGCGCAGATTTTCGAAGCCGTGGGTCTCGATAGCGAAATCATCGATCGCTGCTTGGCCGGCACGGCCAGTCGTATCAAGGGCGTGGGCTTTGAAGTCCTCGCGCAAGAAGCGATTCGTCGTCACGAGATTGGTTATCCCAGCCGCGATCAGCAACGGCTGCCGGTGCTGCCGAACTTCGGCGAATACCACTGGCGGGCCGATGGCGAACGCCACATGTGGGATCCGCAATCGATTGCCGATCTGCAGGCTGCTGCTCGCGAAAACAGCTCGGACGCTTATTGGAAGTTCAGCAAGCACACCAACGAAGATGCAACTCGCAAGAGTGCGCTGCGTGGTTTGCTGAAATTCAAGGAAGCTACCAGTAAGGCGATTCCGATCACGCAGGTCGAACCTGCCGCGAAGATCGTCAAGCGGTTCTGCACTGGTGCGATGAGCTTTGGCAGCATCAGTGCCGAGTCGCACGAGTCCCTCGCCATCGCCATGAACCGCATCGGCGGTAAGAGCAACACCGGCGAAGGTGGCGAAGACCCGGAACGCTTCCTGCCGATGGCCAATGGCGATTCAAAGCGTTCGGCGATCAAGCAAGTTGCCTCGGGCCGCTTCGGCGTGACGATCAACTATTTGACGAATGCTGACGAATTGCAGATCAAGATGGCCCAAGGCGCGAAGCCGGGCGAAGGTGGTGAATTGCCGGGGCACAAGGTCGATGAAAACATCGCCCGCATCCGCTATTCGACGCCGGGTGTCGGTCTCATCAGCCCGCCGCCGCACCACGACATCTATTCGATCGAAGATCTGTCACAGTTGATCTACGACCTGAAGAACTCGAACCCCGCCGCTCGCATCAGCGTGAAACTGGTGAGCGAAGTGGGCGTCGGTACGATTGCTTCGGGCGTAGCGAAAGCGCACGCCGATCACATCCTGATTGCTGGCGATACGGGTGGCACAGGTGCTTCGCCGCTCACGAGCATCAAGCATGCCGGTCTGCCGTGGGAACTCGGCATTGCCGAAACGCACCAAACGCTGGTGATGAACGACCTGCGCAGTCGCGTGGTGCTGCAAACCGACGGTCAGATCAAGACAGGCCGCGATGTGGTCATCGCGGCGATGCTTGGCGCCGAGGAAATTGGTTTCTCGACCGCGCCCCTCGTCACGCTCGGTTGCATCATGATGCGGAAGTGTCATCTCAATACTTGCCCGGTCGGCATTGCGACGCAGGATCCCGTCCTGCGGCAGAAGTTCACCGGTAAGCCAGAGCACGTGATCAATTACTTGTTCATGGTCGCCGAGGAAGCTCGCCAGATCATGGCGTCGCTGGGCATTCGCACGTTCAACGAACTGATCGGCCGAGTCGATCTGCTCGAAATCGACGCCGCGATCTCGCACTGGAAGGCGAAGGGGATCGACCTCACGCCGCTCCTCACGCCCGCGCCCAAGCCGCATCCCGATGTGGAAGTTTATTGCACGCGGAAGCAGGATCATCAACTCGATCTGTCGCTCGACAACGAACTGATCCGCAAAGCCCGCCGCGCCATCGACCGCCGCGAGAAGATCAAGTTCGAAACCAAGGTCATCAACACCAACCGCACGGTCGGCACCACGCTCAGCCATGAGATTGCCAAACGCTGGGGCGATGACCTGTTGCCCGATGCCACGATTCACGTGAAGTTCACCGGCTCGGCTGGTCAAAGCTTCGGCGCGTTTCTGGCCAAGGGTGTGTTCCTCGAACTCGAAGGCGACGCCAACGATTACGTCGGCAAGGGTCTCAGCGGCGGACGCATCGCCGTCTATCCGCCGAAGAACAGTTCGTTCGCACCCGAGCAGAATATTGTCGCGGGCAACGTGCTGCTGTATGGCGCCACGAGTGGCCAGGCTTTCTTCCGCGGTCGCGCTGCCGAACGCTTCGGCGTGCGGAACAGCGGCGCTCAAGCGGTCATCGAAGGCTGTGGCGATCACGGTTGCGAATACATGACGGGTGGTCGTGTGGTAATCCTCGGTCCTACCGGCCGCAACTTTGCAGCCGGCATGAGCGGCGGCATTGCTTACATCTGGAATCCCGCCGGCAAACTTGATTTCAGCACTCGCTGCAACATGGGCATCGTCGAACTCGAATCGGTGGAAACGCCGGAAGATCTCGCCGAGCTGCTGAACCTGCTGGAGCTGCACTTCAAGTACACCGGCTCGACGGTCGCCGAGAAGATTCTCGCGTCCTGGCCGGAAAGCACCGCGCAGTTCGTCAAGGTGATGCCGACCGATTACAAGCGCGTGCTGCGGGAACGGGCCCGCCACGATGAAGAAGCCGAAGCAGGCGTCCATGGTGTCGCCGGCGGCCGCTAG
- a CDS encoding MlaE family ABC transporter permease, whose translation MSTDSSLPQSPQPASNGGWSTAMGDALADWGGVVVDGVSTIGDITIFAFRTLAWLFMRAPKWETLLPTFYQVGVLSLPVIALTGTFIGMVLSMQSYFLFKDLNLESYLGAVINKTLLRELGPVLAATMLAGRVGCAMSAELGTMRVTEQIDALEGMGADPIHYLVVPRFLACIFLIPTLTIMADYMGVVGGYFHAVVVLDVDKHYFWYHSERFVNTFDLFSGVLKSFFFGAAIAIISCHRGFNCTPGAEGVGRAATASFVLSFVMILIIDLVLGQALYSVYYRMYPEAESLF comes from the coding sequence ATGTCCACCGATTCCTCACTTCCGCAATCCCCGCAGCCAGCTTCCAACGGTGGTTGGTCGACGGCCATGGGCGATGCACTTGCCGATTGGGGCGGCGTGGTGGTCGATGGCGTGAGCACGATCGGCGACATCACGATCTTTGCCTTCCGCACATTGGCTTGGCTGTTCATGCGAGCGCCGAAGTGGGAAACGCTGCTGCCGACGTTTTATCAGGTGGGCGTGCTTAGCCTCCCCGTGATCGCCCTCACCGGCACGTTCATCGGCATGGTTCTGTCGATGCAGAGCTACTTCCTGTTTAAAGACCTCAACCTCGAGTCGTATCTCGGCGCGGTGATCAACAAGACGCTGCTCCGCGAACTCGGTCCGGTGCTCGCCGCGACGATGCTCGCTGGTCGCGTTGGTTGCGCCATGTCGGCCGAGCTCGGCACGATGCGCGTTACCGAGCAGATCGACGCGCTCGAAGGGATGGGGGCCGATCCGATTCATTATCTGGTGGTGCCGCGATTTCTTGCCTGCATCTTCCTGATTCCCACACTCACGATCATGGCCGATTACATGGGCGTGGTCGGCGGTTACTTTCATGCGGTGGTCGTGCTCGATGTCGACAAGCATTACTTCTGGTATCACAGCGAACGCTTTGTGAATACGTTCGATCTCTTCTCGGGCGTGCTGAAGAGTTTCTTCTTCGGCGCGGCGATTGCAATCATCAGTTGCCATCGCGGCTTCAACTGCACACCTGGCGCTGAAGGCGTCGGTCGAGCCGCGACGGCGTCGTTCGTGTTGTCGTTCGTGATGATCCTGATCATCGACCTGGTTCTCGGCCAGGCTTTGTATTCGGTTTATTACCGCATGTACCCCGAAGCGGAGAGCTTGTTCTAA
- a CDS encoding GspE/PulE family protein encodes MPASIATELQQLNPREVNYATRFVELLLAAAHDVKASDVHLQPTATGLEIRWRLDGVLQGVGEFPRGEATDVAARLKVLARLLTYRTDIPQEGRIPAESAGTEMRVSTFPSLHGERVVIRLFVAPQELLQLADLGLPDEVAGALEKALARTSGALLITGPAGGGKTTTAYACLRHVVRSTKGARSIVSLEDPIEVAIAGVSQSQVNPAAGFDLAGGLRSLLRQDPEVVLLGEIRDQPTAAAVFQAALTGQLVISTFHAGSACEAISRLAEMGIEPYLLRSGLALLLQQRLLRRLCSCAAGQSEPRGCSDCLQSGYRGRIATAELLPPLSNEIATAVLRHADAAELQTIVEAAGMVPLRKRAADLLAAGLTSRAEVHRVLGFRLAE; translated from the coding sequence ATGCCAGCATCGATTGCGACGGAACTGCAGCAACTCAATCCGCGCGAGGTGAACTACGCCACGCGGTTTGTCGAACTGTTACTCGCCGCGGCCCACGACGTAAAGGCCAGCGATGTTCACTTGCAGCCGACGGCCACCGGCCTCGAAATCCGCTGGCGGCTCGATGGCGTGTTGCAAGGCGTCGGCGAGTTTCCTCGCGGTGAAGCAACCGATGTGGCAGCGCGGTTGAAAGTGCTAGCACGGCTGCTGACGTATCGAACCGATATTCCGCAGGAAGGCCGGATTCCCGCCGAGAGCGCCGGCACGGAGATGCGCGTCAGCACCTTTCCTTCGCTGCACGGCGAACGCGTTGTGATTCGTTTGTTTGTCGCGCCGCAGGAATTGTTACAGCTAGCAGATCTGGGACTGCCAGATGAAGTTGCCGGCGCACTTGAGAAGGCGCTCGCACGCACGAGCGGTGCACTATTAATTACAGGCCCAGCCGGCGGTGGGAAGACGACGACTGCTTACGCCTGTTTGCGGCATGTAGTGCGATCGACCAAAGGCGCGCGGAGTATTGTTTCGCTCGAAGATCCCATCGAGGTCGCCATCGCCGGTGTCTCGCAGTCGCAGGTGAATCCAGCGGCGGGCTTTGATCTGGCCGGCGGGTTACGTTCGTTGTTGCGACAAGATCCGGAGGTCGTGTTGCTCGGCGAGATTCGCGATCAACCGACCGCGGCGGCTGTTTTTCAAGCGGCGCTGACAGGGCAATTGGTGATCTCGACATTTCATGCTGGCAGCGCCTGCGAAGCGATTTCGCGACTCGCCGAGATGGGCATCGAGCCGTATCTACTGCGCAGCGGCCTGGCTTTGTTGCTGCAGCAACGGCTGTTACGTCGTTTGTGCTCATGTGCCGCCGGCCAAAGTGAACCGCGCGGTTGCAGCGACTGTCTGCAGAGTGGTTATCGCGGCCGGATCGCCACGGCGGAACTGTTGCCACCGCTGTCTAACGAAATCGCCACGGCAGTTCTCCGGCATGCCGATGCAGCGGAGCTGCAAACGATTGTAGAGGCTGCGGGAATGGTGCCGCTGCGGAAGCGAGCGGCCGATCTGCTAGCTGCCGGCCTCACTTCTCGGGCCGAAGTACACCGGGTTCTGGGCTTTCGCTTGGCTGAGTAA